From the genome of candidate division KSB1 bacterium:
CATTTTGTGATTTTCATTTCTTTGAGGACGGCAACTGATGGCGAACTCCCTGTATCCTCTGACTTTTGCTCCCGTGTTGAAACAGTATCTTTGGGGTGGCCGGAATCTCGAACGGCTGGGACGCACCCTGCCGCCGCACGGCGTGGTGGCCGAAAGCTGGGAAATCTCCGGCCATCCCAACGGCGTGACGGCTGTTGACAACGGGCCGTTCGCCGGCCGTTTACTCACCGAGCTGCATGCCGAGCTGGGCGTGGATTTGATTGGCCGCAACTGTGCCTGGGCGCAGGCGCGACACAAATTCCCCCTGCTCATCAAATTGCTGGATGCCAAGCTGCCGCTCTCGGTGCAGGTGCATCCCGACGACGATTTCGCGCGCACGCATGAAGGCAACGAGCTGGGCAAAACCGAGATGTGGGTCGTGCTGCAGGCGGTGCCGAATGCCGAGTTGATTCTCGGCGTCAAAGCCGGTACCACGCCCGCGGCTTTTCGCCAGGCCGCGGTAGAGGGGCGGTTGGAGCCGTTCCTGCACCGGCTGCCGGTCAAGGCGGGCGATCATGTCTGCGTGCCCGCCGGTTCGCTGCATGCCATCATGGGCGGCTTGTTGATTGCTGAAATTCAGCAGAATTCCGACACCACCTATCGCGTGTATGATTGGAACCGTGTCGGCGACGACGGCCGGCCGCGGCCGCTGCATCTCGACAAGGCGATGGCCGTGATCAACTTTGCCCAAGTCGAGCCGCGCCTGCAGCCCGCCGAGCGAATTGCCGGGCACAACGGCGTGCAGCGCTGGCGGTTGTGCGCGAATCGATACTTCGTGACCGAGCGCGTGGAAATGCCCGCGGGCGCGACTTTCACCGGCGCCTGCACCGGCGAGAGTTTGGAAATTTGGGGTGTGATTGCCGGCACGGCCCGCATCAATCACGTGACGCTCACCGCCGTGCGCTTCGCCTTGTTGCCCGCGATGCTGGGCGAGTTTGCCGTCACCACTGCGGGCGGCGCCACTTTGCTGCGCATTTATGTGGGAGCATGAAAAATGCCACGCGTATTCTCTTCCCG
Proteins encoded in this window:
- a CDS encoding class I mannose-6-phosphate isomerase; translated protein: MANSLYPLTFAPVLKQYLWGGRNLERLGRTLPPHGVVAESWEISGHPNGVTAVDNGPFAGRLLTELHAELGVDLIGRNCAWAQARHKFPLLIKLLDAKLPLSVQVHPDDDFARTHEGNELGKTEMWVVLQAVPNAELILGVKAGTTPAAFRQAAVEGRLEPFLHRLPVKAGDHVCVPAGSLHAIMGGLLIAEIQQNSDTTYRVYDWNRVGDDGRPRPLHLDKAMAVINFAQVEPRLQPAERIAGHNGVQRWRLCANRYFVTERVEMPAGATFTGACTGESLEIWGVIAGTARINHVTLTAVRFALLPAMLGEFAVTTAGGATLLRIYVGA